A stretch of the Malus domestica chromosome 08, GDT2T_hap1 genome encodes the following:
- the LOC139198157 gene encoding uncharacterized mitochondrial protein AtMg00810-like, whose amino-acid sequence MSQSDTSLFVKHDGTDIVVILLYVDDIILTGSNKVKVQAIIQELGDMFELKDKGKLSYFLGFQVEYKENGDIFINQSKYARDLIHKAGMDGCKLTTTLCKPHTKLLATEGKALDDPSAY is encoded by the coding sequence ATGTCTCAATCTGATACAAGTTTGTTTGTTAAACATGATGGAACTGATATTGTTGTCATATtattatatgtggatgacatcattctcACTGGATCCAACAAAGTTAAAGTTCAGGCCATAATTCAGGAGCTTGGAGAtatgtttgaattgaaagatAAGGGAAAATTGTCCTATTTTCTGGGATTCCAGGTTGAGTATAAGGAAAATGGGGATATTTTCATAAACCAGTCAAAGTATGCAAGAGATTTGATTCACAAAGCTGGAATGGATGGTTGTAAACTTACTACAACTCTATGCAAGCCTCATACTAAACTTCTAGCTACTGAGGGTAAGGCTTTGGATGATCCAAGTGCATATTGA
- the LOC103441873 gene encoding WAT1-related protein At1g25270-like, with amino-acid sequence MCCSTSAVQGLKPVMMMLVVQTAYVVMNIFYKLVAEVGTNFTILIAYRNLFSAALMLPLALTFERKSRPKLTLDILVHGFISGLLGATLTQNFYIESLALTSATYVVACSNLVPVITFIIALCFRIERLALGTHTGRAKVVGTLFCIGGTMLFTFYKGKHIGIWSTHVNLLRNYSHENSRVASLHRHTRTQSLGSFLALCSSTSFASWLIFQTKMTKKYPCQYSSTALMSVMASIQSVAFALCKERDWSQWKLGWDIKLFTAVYSGVVTTGLVLTLTAWCVRMRGPLFVSIFNPLGLLLIALAATFLLNEKLYLGSILGGTLIVCGLYMVLWGKSKEMKMMTQQTQQPPLEDQSHSIDIALTSPVNSAATCDIDDLSISTPPINGLKENVEH; translated from the exons ATGTGTTGTAGTACTAGTGCAGTGCAAGGGTTGAAGCCAGTGATGATGATGCTGGTGGTTCAGACGGCATATGTAGTGATGAATATATTTTACAAACTAGTAGCAGAGGTTGGAACGAATTTCACCATCCTTATTGCCTACCGTAACCTGTTTTCTGCAGCACTAATGCTTCCTCTTGCTCTTACATTTGAAAG GAAGAGCAGACCTAAACTTACATTAGATATCCTTGTTCATGGTTTTATCTCCGGATTATTGGG GGCAACATTGACACAAAACTTTTACATAGAGAGCTTAGCCTTAACATCAGCAACGTATGTTGTAGCCTGCAGCAATCTTGTTCCAGTCATCACCTTCATTATAGCACTATGTTTTAG AATTGAGAGGTTAGCACTTGGGACACATACAGGTAGGGCAAAAGTTGTGGGGACACTCTTTTGTATAGGAGGGACAATGCTCTTCACCTTCTACAAAGGCAAACATATTGGCATCTGGTCAACACACGTTAATCTTTTACGCAACTATTCACATGAAAACAGTCGCGTTGCTTCATTGCATAGACACACTCGCACTCAATCGTTGGGCTCGTTCTTGGCACTTTGCAGTAGCACCTCCTTTGCATCCTGGTTGATATTTCAG ACGAAAATGACTAAGAAATACCCTTGCCAATACTCAAGTACGGCTCTGATGTCTGTCATGGCATCAATCCAGTCTGTGGCTTTTGCCCTTTGCAAGGAGAGGGATTGGAGTCAGTGGAAGTTGGGCTGGGATATCAAACTTTTTACTGCTGTGTATTCG GGAGTCGTTACTACTGGATTGGTACTGACTCTAACCGCATGGTGTGTACGAATGCGAGGGCCACTGTTTGTGTCAATTTTCAACCCACTTGGCCTTTTGCTGATAGCCCTAGCAGCGACTTTCTTGTTAAATGAAAAGTTATATTTAGGAAG CATATTAGGAGGGACTCTAATTGTGTGTGGATTATACATGGTGCTGTGGGGTAAAAGCAaggagatgaagatgatgactCAACAGACACAACAGCCACCGCTTGAAGATCAGTCCCATTCCATTGACATTGCATTAACATCTCCAGTTAACAGTGCTGCTACTTGCGATATCGATGATCTATCAATCTCAACTCCTCCGATAAATGGACTCAAAGAAAACGTTGAGCATTAA